A stretch of Eleutherodactylus coqui strain aEleCoq1 chromosome 2, aEleCoq1.hap1, whole genome shotgun sequence DNA encodes these proteins:
- the LOC136609944 gene encoding protocadherin gamma-B7-like yields MNDTARHRGTQRGQIYQVFGFIFLFISDTYGQLQYSVLEEMKQGSVIGNVAKDLGLNIKNLADRKFQLISQTNKQYFSVNLENGDLFLSDRIDRETLCEIKLNCFLNLEAMIENPLNLYTITIEIQDVNDNAPIFSKKHFDLEISEVTSPGARFALGNAQDPDLGTNSVQSYTLSGNENFGLGEKATADGIKYPEIILEKSLDREKQSFYELILTALDGGNPQKSSTATVKIIVQDFNDNLPMFSQDTYHIRLHENAAIGSLVIRLNATDEDEGSNAQITYSFSHISDNARQLFTIDSLNGDIKLFKNLDFEKSDTYEMTVEAKDGGGHVTHCKVSIQVIDVNDNAPKIMMKSIASSIQEDSPPGTIIALINVRDLDSGMNSEVVCHISDTLAFQLIPSSSSYYKLVTAGTIDRERNPSYNVTIQCMDSGSPALSTNKTFHLNISDVNDNAPVFEKMNYILYIGENNQPGTSIQTIRASDNDSDENGKITYSILNSNVEEIPVSSYISINSMTGVIYAQRSFDYEQLREFQFQVMAKDSGSPPLSSNVTVRICIIDKNDNAPKILYPSPDTEGSALFEFIPHSAEKGYLVTKVIAVDADSGHNAWLSYHLIQAPDPTIFTIGLFTGEIRIGRDLPDRDTLRQKIVVLVKDNGVPPLSCTVSVHLVVAENFQEIVPEIKRQPNVLHTSSNVTFYLVVSIGFISILFVATVLITIVLKCRKSNTPTTYGAYSRNVYPQFTLGCPSEISDTSLPFPFSYDVCVTMDSKQNEIAYLKPVQNVPTENLIDTDESTAVNDSSSNDLNPTNIIQV; encoded by the coding sequence ATGAATGATACAGCAAGACACAGAGGAACACAGAGGGGGCAAATCTATCAGGTATTTGGCTTTATTTTCCTCTTTATCAGTGACACCTATGGCCAGTTACAATATTCAGTACTTGAAGAAATGAAGCAGGGATCTGTAATTGGGAATGTGGCAAAAGATCTTGGATTAAATATAAAAAACTTGGCTGATAGAAAATTCCAGCTTATCTCACAGACAAATAAACAATATTTCAGTGTTAATTTGGAAAATGGGGACTTATTTTTATCAGACAGAATTGATAGAGAAACATTATGTGAAATTAAACTGAACTGCTTTCTAAACCTAGAAGCCATGATTGAAAATCCTTTGAATTTGTATACAATCACCATTGAAATCCAGGATGTGAATGATAATGCACCGATATTTTCAAAAAAGCATTTTGATTTAGAAATCAGTGAAGTGACCTCTCCTGGTGCCCGCTTTGCCTTGGGGAATGCGCAAGATCCAGATTTAGGCACCAACTCTGTACAAAGTTATACGCTGAGTGGCAATGAAAACTTTGGCCTTGGAGAAAAAGCTACAGCAGATGGAATTAAATACCCAGAAATTATACTAGAAAAATCACTGGACAGAGAGAAACAAAGCTTCTATGAGTTAATATTAACAGCTTTGGATGGAGGGAACCCACAGAAATCAAGTACTGCTACAGTGAAgatcattgttcaggattttaatGACAACCTGCCTATGTTTAGTCAAGATACATATCATATAAGGTTACATGAAAATGCAGCTATTGGATCCCTTGTAATTCGCTTGAATGCAACTGATGAAGATGAAGGCTCTAATGCTCAAATAACTTATTCTTTTAGTCATATTTCTGACAATGCACGCCAATTATTTACTATAGATTCATTAAATGGGGatattaaattatttaaaaatttggATTTTGAAAAGTCGGATACCTATGAAATGACTGTAGAGGCCAAAGATGGTGGAGGTCATGTGACACATTGCAAGGTGTCAATACaagtcattgatgtcaatgacaaTGCCCCAAAAATAATGATGAAATCTATTGCATCATCAATTCAAGAGGATTCACCGCCAGGGACAATCATAGCATTAATCAATGTCCGTGACTTGGACTCTGGGATGAATAGTGAAGTTGTTTGTCATATCTCAGACACTTTGGCTTTTCAGCTAATTCCATCCTCCAGTAGTTACTATAAACTAGTAACTGCAGGTACCATAGACCGAGAAAGAAATCCTTCCTACAATGTGACAATACAGTGTATGGATAGCGGATCTCCTGCATTGTCTACCAACAAAACCTTTCACCTCAACATCTCAGATGTGAATGACAATGCTCCGGTTTTTGAGAAGATGAACTACATTCTGTATATTGGAGAAAATAATCAACCAGGTACATCAATACAAACTATCCGAGCTTCAGATAATGATTCTGATGAAAATGGGAAAATTACTTACAGCATTCTAAACAGCAATGTAGAAGAGATTCCAGTGTCATCTTATATTTCCATCAACTCAATGACTGGGGTAATTTATGCCCAGAGATCATTTGACTATGAACAGTTGCGGGAATTCCAGTTCCAGGTGATGGCTAAAGACAGCGGATCTCCTCCTCTAAGCAGTAATGTCACAGTGAGGATATGTATCATTGATAAGAATGATAATGCCCCTAAGATCCTCTACCCATCACCAGACACTGAGGGGTCGGCATTATTTGAGTTTATTCCTCACTCTGCTGAGAAAGGTTATTTAGTCACCAAAGTGATTGCAGTGGACGCTGACTCTGGACACAACGCCTGGCTCTCCTATCACTTAATACAAGCTCCTGATCCAACAATATTCACCATTGGTCTATTTACTGGTGAAATCAGGATTGGAAGAGATCTTCCAGACAGAGATACCTTAAGACAAAAGATTGTGGTTCTGGTGAAGGATAATGGAGTCCCACCTTTGTCATGTACTGTTTCAGTTCATTTAGTTGTGGCTGAAAACTTTCAGGAGATTGTACCTGAGATAAAGCGCCAACCCAATGTGTTACATACTTCTTCCAATGTAACATTCTATCTGGTTGTATCCATTGGTTTTATTTCAATTCTTTTTGTAGCAACAGTGTTGATTACCATAGTTTTGAAATGCAGGAAATCTAACACTCCAACAACCTATGGAGCATATAGCAGAAATGTCTATCCTCAGTTCACCTTGGGATGTCCATCTGagatcagtgatacaagtttgcCTTTCCCATTCTcatatgatgtgtgtgtgactaTGGACTCAAAGCAGAATGAAATTGCTTATCTGAAACCAGTGCAGAACGTCCCTACAGAGAATCTCATAGACACTGATGAATCTACAGCTGTGAATGATTCTTCCAGCAATGATCTGAATCCTACCAATATTATACAGGTATGA